In Necator americanus strain Aroian chromosome IV, whole genome shotgun sequence, the following proteins share a genomic window:
- a CDS encoding hypothetical protein (NECATOR_CHRIV.G16711.T2) has translation MMKEDDCPLLKNGPILEVAEKICEFCHEISSHEKPNMRAECRAECFSTDVFRSCVNIFSTPPRRHSRSKHRTRHLWS, from the exons ATGATGAAGGAAGACGATTGTCCATTGCTGAAAAATGGCCCCATTCTGGAGGTTGCGGAGAAAATTTGCGAATTTTGTCATGAAATTTCTAGCCACGAGAAACCAAACATGAGAGCTGAATGCAG AGCAGAGTGTTTCTCCACTGACGTTTTTCGATCATGTGTGAACATCTTTTCCACACCACCTCGACGACATTCCCGATCCAAACATCGAACGCGTCATCTATGGAGTTAG
- a CDS encoding hypothetical protein (NECATOR_CHRIV.G16711.T1): MLHHYLFLILLLTIPARSNIIQMMKEDDCPLLKNGPILEVAEKICEFCHEISSHEKPNMRAECRAECFSTDVFRSCVNIFSTPPRRHSRSKHRTRHLWS, from the exons ATGCTCCACCACTACTTGTTTTTGATACTGTTATTAACGATTCCTGCTCGATCGAACATCATTCAAATGATGAAGGAAGACGATTGTCCATTGCTGAAAAATGGCCCCATTCTGGAGGTTGCGGAGAAAATTTGCGAATTTTGTCATGAAATTTCTAGCCACGAGAAACCAAACATGAGAGCTGAATGCAG AGCAGAGTGTTTCTCCACTGACGTTTTTCGATCATGTGTGAACATCTTTTCCACACCACCTCGACGACATTCCCGATCCAAACATCGAACGCGTCATCTATGGAGTTAG